In Drosophila pseudoobscura strain MV-25-SWS-2005 chromosome 4, UCI_Dpse_MV25, whole genome shotgun sequence, the following proteins share a genomic window:
- the GramD1B gene encoding serine-rich adhesin for platelets isoform X7 has translation MLKGKWRKKKRAPRVLWIKDFDTITNPTTTNARTADSPCSSKPPANANANMLAETQHESQPESQSQSQSQIQTPPLAKQTPERCQEEPTPQQQEQPQEEEYPDPDQRIGEDRPEERAAPASCSNGGDRRDSITEEIVITTTTTNSKLLTIQEAAGILEHSSISISASSKQNSSTTTTSTAAAVSTAGTVAAATVATAVAAAAAASGSQQRNEPSVASSSSNGINSGSNPSLAQATSSSNTNLAHSSSGSNVPQTSTPTINIVGSDQARDQPLQSQSVDSNGHAQAGGSCGDSPSSRKSSTSSKGRASQPKLSTSSSGRDEDTAQNKLSNELTLHELSILRVDRATADPQVSSSSNSNEKSAKPSRLSERAKKKSWYNVIYPNYKSRAGDFKKLFKDVPNDERLIVDYSCALQRDILVQGRLYVSQNYVCFHANIFSWETYVSIKWKDVTAITKEKTALVIPNAISIATSKDKYFFATFTSRDKSFLMLFRVWQNTLMNKQFSPQEIWKYVHNCYGEELGLTTDDEDYIDPTLHKDTETDVEFQTAIDDDQSNQSQQQLQQPQQRLSGNSSASSGGSGRAAEPRKSKTKYFFNSSKSSNSANASASGSDNNKDSNRKLSKKMKQNAKELTLSSVKPAEQSVGVTMMNLPGSAGSSNRNSTESSAATAAAASTNNTNNSSISLTTTASGSDKKSAEKKISTSSNSGAAAAAAAAAATAAAASLSAAAEAKQVATLESKRKMSKNHRQREAELVGKNAEEQAPTDVSDSSDSEENNVPFVATTECTSTHEGRQIVHTILPISVDTLFNLLFTKSKFVTDFHAMRKSTDLVMGEWTKNEEGLSVRVVNVTVQLAASVGPKTSKVTEYQTMRPCSKPGELYSIDINSVNAGIPYADSFSVLIHFCLARTVDDHTMLSIHTQIKYKKSIWGVVKGFIEKNTWAGVEDFFGAQLHALQSETCIPPAKGKGRRPRRGINQQSTTTKTATAGTTAVATDSTAVTETGTATSTDNDSIREPSRHHYHHHHQSEQHEHHQHQHLHMHHHHHHHHSTSSSQQPPHQHQHPHNQRQPHHHQHLHHHHQHSQQPLWHHRKAIFQSSKGTATQIRSLEEAAGGGSGTAQTGISDTLLESHLLSGGGVAGSGSVGAASGHALLHEHGKLQQLSGLQQQHHHQQQHLQKHLGGVDLGGVGSLPLALGQGQGHRFLKHKGLSLFVILLLCLMLALNVILLLKLWKLEERIDVDLSRRARFPSLAALKELPNTNEEWLELLRQQEQSHEGELRKWQQVLQTAIELLKKVSIVCEKIYNDDQLRQSIESMSMHTEF, from the exons atgttGAAAGGAAAGTGGCGCAAAAAAAAGCGAGCGCCTCGCGTTCTATG GATTAAAGATTTTGATACTATAAccaacccaacaacaacaaatgcccGAACTGCCGATAGTCCGTGCAGTAGTAAGCCCCcagccaatgccaatgccaacatGTTAGCTGAGACACAGCACGAGTCACAGCcagagtcacagtcacagtcacagtcacagatacagacaccgCCACTGGCCAAACAAACGCCGGAGAGGTGCCAGGAGGAGCCGACTCctcagcagcaggaacagccgcaggaggaggagtatCCGGATCCGGATCAGAGGATCGGAGAAGACAGGCCTGAGGAGAGGGCGGCCCCGGCTTCTTGTAGCAACGGTGGCGACAG GCGCGATTCCATCACCGAGGAGATCGTAAttacaacaactacaacaaacagcaaacttCTGACCATCCAGGAGGCTGCCGGCATCCTCGAGCACAGCAGCATCTCCATTTCGGCGTCTTCGAAACAGAACTcttccacaacaacaacctcaACGGCAGCGGCGGTATCCACAGCAGGAACTGTAGCAGCGGCCACTGTCGCCACAGCAGtcgcagcggcggcagcagcctcAGGATCTCAGCAACGCAATGAGCCGTCGGttgcctcctcctcgtccaaTGGCatcaacagcggcagcaatcCAAGCCTAGCCCAAGCCACTTCCAGCTCTAATACGAATTTggcccacagcagcagcggcagcaacgtCCCTCAGACCTCAACGCCTACCATCAATATTGTAGGAAGCGATCAGGCCAGGGATCAGCCACTGCAGTCACAGAGCGTCGACTCGAACGGACACGCCCAGGCAGGCGGCTCCTGCGGGGACAGTCCCAGCAGCCGTAAGAGCTCGACCAGCTCCAAGGGACGGGCCAGTCAACCCAAACTCTCCACATCGAGCAGTGGACGAGATGAG GACACCGCACAGAACAAGCTAAGCAACGAGCTGACGCTGCATGAGTTGAGCATTTTGCGCGTTGACCGAGCCACCGCCGATCCACAGgtgagcagcagctccaactccaacgaGAAGTCAGCCAAGCCCTCGAGGCTGTCGGAGCGGGCCAAAAAGAAGTCCTGGTACAACGTCATTTATCCCAACTACAAGTCCCGAGCCGGCGACTTTAAGAAGCTCTTCAAGGACGTGCCAAACGATGAGCGACTGATTGTGG ATTACTCGTGCGCCCTGCAACGGGATATATTGGTCCAGGGCCGTCTGTATGTCTCACAGAACTACGTTTGCTTCCATGCCAACATCTTCAGCTGGGAGACCTATGTGAGCATCAAGTGGAAGGATGTGACGGCCATAACCAAAGAGAAGACCGCCTTGGTGATACCCAATGCGATATCGATAGCCACTAGCAAGGACAAGTACTTCTTTGCCACATTCACATCGCGCGACAAGTCCTTCTTGATGCTCTTCCGTGTCTGGCAGAACACGTTGATGAACAAGCAATTCTCGCCGCAAGAGATTTGGAAATACGTCCACAACTGCTATGGCGAAGAGCTTGGCCTGACCACCGACGACGAGGACTATATTGATCCCACACTGCATAAGGATACGGAGACCGATGTGGAGTTTCAAACCGCCATTGATGACGACCAATCGAATCAGtcgcagcaacaactacagcagccccagcagcgcctaagcggcaacagcagtgccagcagcggcggcagcggccggGCAGCAGAACCACGCAAATCAAAAACGAAATATTTCTTCAACTCTTCAAAATCTTCGAATTCAGCCAACGCCTCGGCCAGTGGCTCGGACAACAACAAAGACAGTAACCGAAAGCTGAGCAAGAAGATGAAACAGAATGCCAAAGAGCTCACGCTGAGCTCCGTGAAGCCAGCGGAGCAGTCGGTGGGCGTCACCATGATGAATTTACCCGGCAgcgccggcagcagcaacaggaacagcaCAGAAAGTTcagccgccacagcagcagcagcttcgaCTAACAAtacaaacaacagcagcatcagcctGACGACCACAGCCAGTGGCAGTGATAAGAAGAGCGCGGAAAAGAAGATCAGTACGAGTTCCAActcgggagcagcagcagcagcggcggcagcagcagcaacagcagccgccgcctcgCTATCGGCCGCGGCAGAGGCTAAGCAAGTGGCAACGTTGGAAAGCAAGCGAAAGATGAGCAAAAATCATCGGCAACGCGAAGCAGAATTGGTCGGCAAGAATGCCGAAGAGCAGGCACCCACAGATGTCTCGGATTCGTCCGATTCCGAGGAGAATAATGTGCC ATTCGTGGCCACCACCGAGTGCACGTCGACGCACGAGGGCCGACAAATTGTCCACACCATTCTGCCCATCAGCGTGGACACGCTATTCAATTTGCTGTtcacaaaatcaaaattcgtAACGGACTTCCATGCCATGCGCAAATCAACGGACTTGGTCATGGGCGAATGGACCAAGAACGAGGAGGGTCTCAGTGTGCGCGTTGTCAATGTCACCGTACAATTGGCCGCCTCTGTGGGACCCAAGACCTCAAAG GTAACCGAATACCAGACGATGAGGCCATGCAGCAAGCCTGGGGAACTGTATTCCATAGACATAAATAGTGTTAATGCAGGCATTCCATATGCGGATAGCTTCAGTGTGctcatacatttttgtttggccaG AACTGTCGATGATCACACCATGCTGTCGATTCATACCCAAATCAAGTATAAGAAATCGATTTGGGGCGTTGTCAAGGGATTCATCGAGAAGAATACGTGGGCGGGTGTTGAGGATTTCTTTGGCGCTCAGTTGCATGCCCTCCAGAGCGAGACGTGTATACCGCCTGCCAAGGGCAAGGGACGGAGGCCGAGGCGTG GCATAAATcaacaatcaacaacaacgaaaacagcaacagcagggaCGACAGCTGTAGCAACAGACTCGACAGCTGTAACCGAAACAGGAACAGCCACCAGCACGGACAATGACAGCATACGAGAGCCATCACGACATCAttaccatcatcatcatcagtcgGAACAACATGAGcatcatcagcaccagcacctgCACAtgcaccaccatcaccatcatcatcacagTACCTCCAGTAGCCAACAGCCAccgcatcagcatcagcatccgcACAATCAAAGGCAgccgcatcatcatcagcacttgcatcatcatcatcagcattcGCAGCAGCCACTGTGGCACCATCGTAAGGCCATATTTCAGTCGAGTAAAG GTACCGCCACACAAATACGCAGCTTGGAGGAAGCagctggcggcggcagcggcacggCACAAACTGGTATTAGCGATACACTGCTGGAGTCACATTTACTGTCTGGTGGCGGCGTCGCCGGGTCGGGGTCCGTTGGGGCCGCCTCGGGACATGCTCTGCTGCACGAGCACGGCAAGTTGCAACAGTTGTCgggcctgcagcagcagcatcaccaccagcaacagcatttGCAGAAGCACCTTGGCGGCGTCGATCTCGGCGGCGTTGGCAGCCTGCCACTGGCCCTgggccagggacagggacacaGATTCCTCAAACACAAGGGCTTGTCATTGTTTGTTATACTGTTGCTGTGCTTGATGCTGGCATTAAATGTGATATTATTACTTAAGCTCTGGAAGCTGGAGGAACGGATTGACGTGGATCTCAGTCGACGGGCGCGCTTCCCCAGTTTGGCGGCCTTAAA GGAACTTCCCAACACAAATGAGGAATGGCTGGAGCTGTTGCGTCAGCAGGAGCAATCGCATGAGGGCGAGCTGCGCAAATGGCAGCAAGTGCTGCAAACTGCCATCGAGTTGCTGAAAAAGGTGAGCATTGTCTGCGAAAAGATCTACAACGATGACCAGCTGCGTCAGAGCATTGAGTCGATGTCAATGCACACTGAATTTTAA
- the GramD1B gene encoding protein Aster-B isoform X9 codes for MLKGKWRKKKRAPRVLWIKDFDTITNPTTTNARTADSPCSSKPPANANANMLAETQHESQPESQSQSQSQIQTPPLAKQTPERCQEEPTPQQQEQPQEEEYPDPDQRIGEDRPEERAAPASCSNGGDRRDSITEEIVITTTTTNSKLLTIQEAAGILEHSSISISASSKQNSSTTTTSTAAAVSTAGTVAAATVATAVAAAAAASGSQQRNEPSVASSSSNGINSGSNPSLAQATSSSNTNLAHSSSGSNVPQTSTPTINIVGSDQARDQPLQSQSVDSNGHAQAGGSCGDSPSSRKSSTSSKGRASQPKLSTSSSGRDEDTAQNKLSNELTLHELSILRVDRATADPQVSSSSNSNEKSAKPSRLSERAKKKSWYNVIYPNYKSRAGDFKKLFKDVPNDERLIVDYSCALQRDILVQGRLYVSQNYVCFHANIFSWETYVSIKWKDVTAITKEKTALVIPNAISIATSKDKYFFATFTSRDKSFLMLFRVWQNTLMNKQFSPQEIWKYVHNCYGEELGLTTDDEDYIDPTLHKDTETDVEFQTAIDDDQSNQSQQQLQQPQQRLSGNSSASSGGSGRAAEPRKSKTKYFFNSSKSSNSANASASGSDNNKDSNRKLSKKMKQNAKELTLSSVKPAEQSVGVTMMNLPGSAGSSNRNSTESSAATAAAASTNNTNNSSISLTTTASGSDKKSAEKKISTSSNSGAAAAAAAAAATAAAASLSAAAEAKQVATLESKRKMSKNHRQREAELVGKNAEEQAPTDVSDSSDSEENNVPFVATTECTSTHEGRQIVHTILPISVDTLFNLLFTKSKFVTDFHAMRKSTDLVMGEWTKNEEGLSVRVVNVTVQLAASVGPKTSKVTEYQTMRPCSKPGELYSIDINSVNAGIPYADSFSVLIHFCLARTVDDHTMLSIHTQIKYKKSIWGVVKGFIEKNTWAGVEDFFGAQLHALQSETCIPPAKGKGRRPRRGTATQIRSLEEAAGGGSGTAQTGISDTLLESHLLSGGGVAGSGSVGAASGHALLHEHGKLQQLSGLQQQHHHQQQHLQKHLGGVDLGGVGSLPLALGQGQGHRFLKHKGLSLFVILLLCLMLALNVILLLKLWKLEERIDVDLSRRARFPSLAALKELPNTNEEWLELLRQQEQSHEGELRKWQQVLQTAIELLKKVSIVCEKIYNDDQLRQSIESMSMHTEF; via the exons atgttGAAAGGAAAGTGGCGCAAAAAAAAGCGAGCGCCTCGCGTTCTATG GATTAAAGATTTTGATACTATAAccaacccaacaacaacaaatgcccGAACTGCCGATAGTCCGTGCAGTAGTAAGCCCCcagccaatgccaatgccaacatGTTAGCTGAGACACAGCACGAGTCACAGCcagagtcacagtcacagtcacagtcacagatacagacaccgCCACTGGCCAAACAAACGCCGGAGAGGTGCCAGGAGGAGCCGACTCctcagcagcaggaacagccgcaggaggaggagtatCCGGATCCGGATCAGAGGATCGGAGAAGACAGGCCTGAGGAGAGGGCGGCCCCGGCTTCTTGTAGCAACGGTGGCGACAG GCGCGATTCCATCACCGAGGAGATCGTAAttacaacaactacaacaaacagcaaacttCTGACCATCCAGGAGGCTGCCGGCATCCTCGAGCACAGCAGCATCTCCATTTCGGCGTCTTCGAAACAGAACTcttccacaacaacaacctcaACGGCAGCGGCGGTATCCACAGCAGGAACTGTAGCAGCGGCCACTGTCGCCACAGCAGtcgcagcggcggcagcagcctcAGGATCTCAGCAACGCAATGAGCCGTCGGttgcctcctcctcgtccaaTGGCatcaacagcggcagcaatcCAAGCCTAGCCCAAGCCACTTCCAGCTCTAATACGAATTTggcccacagcagcagcggcagcaacgtCCCTCAGACCTCAACGCCTACCATCAATATTGTAGGAAGCGATCAGGCCAGGGATCAGCCACTGCAGTCACAGAGCGTCGACTCGAACGGACACGCCCAGGCAGGCGGCTCCTGCGGGGACAGTCCCAGCAGCCGTAAGAGCTCGACCAGCTCCAAGGGACGGGCCAGTCAACCCAAACTCTCCACATCGAGCAGTGGACGAGATGAG GACACCGCACAGAACAAGCTAAGCAACGAGCTGACGCTGCATGAGTTGAGCATTTTGCGCGTTGACCGAGCCACCGCCGATCCACAGgtgagcagcagctccaactccaacgaGAAGTCAGCCAAGCCCTCGAGGCTGTCGGAGCGGGCCAAAAAGAAGTCCTGGTACAACGTCATTTATCCCAACTACAAGTCCCGAGCCGGCGACTTTAAGAAGCTCTTCAAGGACGTGCCAAACGATGAGCGACTGATTGTGG ATTACTCGTGCGCCCTGCAACGGGATATATTGGTCCAGGGCCGTCTGTATGTCTCACAGAACTACGTTTGCTTCCATGCCAACATCTTCAGCTGGGAGACCTATGTGAGCATCAAGTGGAAGGATGTGACGGCCATAACCAAAGAGAAGACCGCCTTGGTGATACCCAATGCGATATCGATAGCCACTAGCAAGGACAAGTACTTCTTTGCCACATTCACATCGCGCGACAAGTCCTTCTTGATGCTCTTCCGTGTCTGGCAGAACACGTTGATGAACAAGCAATTCTCGCCGCAAGAGATTTGGAAATACGTCCACAACTGCTATGGCGAAGAGCTTGGCCTGACCACCGACGACGAGGACTATATTGATCCCACACTGCATAAGGATACGGAGACCGATGTGGAGTTTCAAACCGCCATTGATGACGACCAATCGAATCAGtcgcagcaacaactacagcagccccagcagcgcctaagcggcaacagcagtgccagcagcggcggcagcggccggGCAGCAGAACCACGCAAATCAAAAACGAAATATTTCTTCAACTCTTCAAAATCTTCGAATTCAGCCAACGCCTCGGCCAGTGGCTCGGACAACAACAAAGACAGTAACCGAAAGCTGAGCAAGAAGATGAAACAGAATGCCAAAGAGCTCACGCTGAGCTCCGTGAAGCCAGCGGAGCAGTCGGTGGGCGTCACCATGATGAATTTACCCGGCAgcgccggcagcagcaacaggaacagcaCAGAAAGTTcagccgccacagcagcagcagcttcgaCTAACAAtacaaacaacagcagcatcagcctGACGACCACAGCCAGTGGCAGTGATAAGAAGAGCGCGGAAAAGAAGATCAGTACGAGTTCCAActcgggagcagcagcagcagcggcggcagcagcagcaacagcagccgccgcctcgCTATCGGCCGCGGCAGAGGCTAAGCAAGTGGCAACGTTGGAAAGCAAGCGAAAGATGAGCAAAAATCATCGGCAACGCGAAGCAGAATTGGTCGGCAAGAATGCCGAAGAGCAGGCACCCACAGATGTCTCGGATTCGTCCGATTCCGAGGAGAATAATGTGCC ATTCGTGGCCACCACCGAGTGCACGTCGACGCACGAGGGCCGACAAATTGTCCACACCATTCTGCCCATCAGCGTGGACACGCTATTCAATTTGCTGTtcacaaaatcaaaattcgtAACGGACTTCCATGCCATGCGCAAATCAACGGACTTGGTCATGGGCGAATGGACCAAGAACGAGGAGGGTCTCAGTGTGCGCGTTGTCAATGTCACCGTACAATTGGCCGCCTCTGTGGGACCCAAGACCTCAAAG GTAACCGAATACCAGACGATGAGGCCATGCAGCAAGCCTGGGGAACTGTATTCCATAGACATAAATAGTGTTAATGCAGGCATTCCATATGCGGATAGCTTCAGTGTGctcatacatttttgtttggccaG AACTGTCGATGATCACACCATGCTGTCGATTCATACCCAAATCAAGTATAAGAAATCGATTTGGGGCGTTGTCAAGGGATTCATCGAGAAGAATACGTGGGCGGGTGTTGAGGATTTCTTTGGCGCTCAGTTGCATGCCCTCCAGAGCGAGACGTGTATACCGCCTGCCAAGGGCAAGGGACGGAGGCCGAGGCGTG GTACCGCCACACAAATACGCAGCTTGGAGGAAGCagctggcggcggcagcggcacggCACAAACTGGTATTAGCGATACACTGCTGGAGTCACATTTACTGTCTGGTGGCGGCGTCGCCGGGTCGGGGTCCGTTGGGGCCGCCTCGGGACATGCTCTGCTGCACGAGCACGGCAAGTTGCAACAGTTGTCgggcctgcagcagcagcatcaccaccagcaacagcatttGCAGAAGCACCTTGGCGGCGTCGATCTCGGCGGCGTTGGCAGCCTGCCACTGGCCCTgggccagggacagggacacaGATTCCTCAAACACAAGGGCTTGTCATTGTTTGTTATACTGTTGCTGTGCTTGATGCTGGCATTAAATGTGATATTATTACTTAAGCTCTGGAAGCTGGAGGAACGGATTGACGTGGATCTCAGTCGACGGGCGCGCTTCCCCAGTTTGGCGGCCTTAAA GGAACTTCCCAACACAAATGAGGAATGGCTGGAGCTGTTGCGTCAGCAGGAGCAATCGCATGAGGGCGAGCTGCGCAAATGGCAGCAAGTGCTGCAAACTGCCATCGAGTTGCTGAAAAAGGTGAGCATTGTCTGCGAAAAGATCTACAACGATGACCAGCTGCGTCAGAGCATTGAGTCGATGTCAATGCACACTGAATTTTAA